TCGGCGCGAACGGCAGCGGCAAGACCACGCTGTTGCGCATCGTCTGCGGCGACCTGCGACCGCAACGGGGAACGGTCGCCGTCGACGGTCGCCTGCTCGTGATGCGCCAGCTCCTCGGCACCGACGACGCGACCGTTCGTGAGCTGCTCGTCGGCGTCTCGCCGCCGGCGTTGGGCGCTGCCGCGGCCGAGCTTGCCGCGGCAGAGACCGCGGCCGCCGCCGACCCGTCCGACGCGGCGGGCATGCGGCTCGCCCGCGCCCACGCCGCGTACGGCGACGCCGGTGGGTACGACGCCGAGGTGCTCTGGGACGTCTGCACGTCGCGCGTGCTCGACGCGAGCTTCGAATCCGTCGCCGATCGCCGGCTCGCGACGCTCTCGGGCGGCGAGCAGAAGCGGCTCGCGCTCGAGGCGCTGTTCCGCTCCGACGCCGACGTCCTCGTCCTCGACGAACCCGACAACTTCCTCGACGTGCCCGGCAAGGAGTGGCTCGAGGCGACGATCGCGGCGTCGCCGAAGACGGTGCTGTTCGTGAGCCACGATCGCGAGCTGCTCGCGCGCTCGGCGCGGAAGATCGTGACGATCGAAGCGGGCGGCAACTGGACGCACGGGGGCGGCTTCGCGGGCTACCACGAGGCGCGCGACGCGCGGCTCGCGCGTCTCGACGACCAGCATCGTCGCTACCTCGAGGAGCAGAAGCATCTCGTCAAGGCGCTCAACGAGTTCCGCCGCCGCGCGCAGATGGGGAGCGACACGTTCGCGTCGCGCGTCCGTGCGACGAAGACGCGCATCGAGCGGTTCGAGCGTGAGCCCCCGCCGGCACGGCCGGCGCAGCAGAACGTCACGATGAAGCTCGGCGGCGCGCGCACCGGCAAGCGCGTCTTCACCGCCGAGCACCTCGAGCTCGACGGGCTCACCGATCCGTTCGACGCCGAGATCCTGTTCGGCGAGCGCATCGGTGTCGTCGGTCTCAACGGCACCGGCAAGAGCCACTTCCTCAAGCTGCTCGCGGGCTACGACGTCGCGCACGCGGGCGAGTGGAAGCTCGGCGCGCGCGTCGTACCCGGTTACTTCTCGCAGCTGCACGAGGAGACCTCGTCGCGCGCCGGCGACGGCGAGCGTCTGCTCGACGTGATGATGCGCGCCGGTCACAGCCGCGGCGAGGCGATGGCCTCGTTGCGGCGCTACGAGCTGCACGGGTGCGCGGAGCAACCATTC
This DNA window, taken from Acidimicrobiia bacterium, encodes the following:
- a CDS encoding ATP-binding cassette domain-containing protein, which encodes MGAVDVSGVSYALPGGRTLLDDVGLRAGDGEHVALIGANGSGKTTLLRIVCGDLRPQRGTVAVDGRLLVMRQLLGTDDATVRELLVGVSPPALGAAAAELAAAETAAAADPSDAAGMRLARAHAAYGDAGGYDAEVLWDVCTSRVLDASFESVADRRLATLSGGEQKRLALEALFRSDADVLVLDEPDNFLDVPGKEWLEATIAASPKTVLFVSHDRELLARSARKIVTIEAGGNWTHGGGFAGYHEARDARLARLDDQHRRYLEEQKHLVKALNEFRRRAQMGSDTFASRVRATKTRIERFEREPPPARPAQQNVTMKLGGARTGKRVFTAEHLELDGLTDPFDAEILFGERIGVVGLNGTGKSHFLKLLAGYDVAHAGEWKLGARVVPGYFSQLHEETSSRAGDGERLLDVMMRAGHSRGEAMASLRRYELHGCAEQPFVTLSGGQQARFQILMLETSGATLLLLDEPTDNLDLVSAEALETALAQFEGTVVAVTHDRWLMRSLDRFLVFGSDCSVREAPEPEYR